Proteins co-encoded in one Luteolibacter sp. Y139 genomic window:
- a CDS encoding ABC transporter substrate-binding protein: MRRFLPILLLLIAVIAAPIVLRKKSELAEVGKGDDRLVIITPHNETIRSEFGEAFAKYWKEKTGRSLNIDWRVPGGTSDIARVLDSSFKAADEIKKPGVGIDLFFGGGEPDFAGQVAKGRFIELNVFKEHPEWFAESVIPAHFTGETFYEEHHKWVGSCLSQMGICYNKDAVKRLGMPTMRSWKWDDLGDPALAGYVALTDPTKSSSVGRAFEMMIQEKMQQAIREKGDTPEAREEGWKRGLNLLQSMAANARYFTDSSSKVPHDVAQGDAAAGTCIDFYGRSFEERLSKHGHPSRLVWTAPLGGASISVDPIAIFRGALNEAIAQEFVNFVLSKEGQLLWNVKAGLPGGPRETSPRRLPLRRDVYSTENLSRFADPDALPYERSGGFEYKRELTGPAFKALAQIFRAMAIDPHHELTGAWLAMRDNMGGQSLQETEAGRVFYDVSHISYERLMKEIVPLMNKKDPLATMRAMSTISAQFRANYEKAAKLAEKGGAP; this comes from the coding sequence ATGCGGCGCTTTCTTCCCATCCTGCTGTTGCTGATCGCGGTGATTGCCGCGCCGATCGTGCTGCGGAAGAAATCCGAGTTGGCGGAGGTGGGGAAGGGGGATGACCGGCTGGTGATCATCACGCCGCACAATGAGACGATCCGATCGGAATTCGGTGAGGCGTTTGCGAAGTATTGGAAGGAGAAGACGGGGCGCTCGCTGAACATTGATTGGCGGGTGCCGGGTGGCACTTCGGACATCGCGCGGGTGCTGGACAGCTCCTTCAAGGCAGCGGATGAGATCAAGAAGCCGGGAGTGGGGATCGATCTGTTCTTTGGCGGCGGCGAGCCGGATTTCGCGGGGCAGGTGGCGAAGGGGCGGTTCATCGAGCTGAATGTTTTCAAGGAGCATCCGGAGTGGTTTGCGGAGAGCGTGATTCCGGCGCACTTCACGGGTGAGACCTTTTATGAGGAGCATCACAAGTGGGTGGGCAGCTGCCTCTCGCAGATGGGGATCTGCTACAACAAGGACGCGGTGAAGCGGCTGGGGATGCCGACGATGCGGAGCTGGAAGTGGGACGATCTGGGCGATCCAGCCCTGGCCGGGTATGTGGCGCTGACGGATCCGACGAAGAGCAGCTCGGTGGGGCGGGCCTTCGAGATGATGATCCAGGAGAAGATGCAGCAGGCGATCCGCGAGAAGGGCGACACGCCGGAGGCGCGCGAGGAGGGGTGGAAGCGCGGGCTGAACCTGCTGCAGTCGATGGCGGCGAACGCGCGCTACTTCACGGACTCCTCCAGCAAGGTGCCGCATGACGTGGCGCAGGGAGATGCGGCGGCGGGGACGTGCATTGATTTCTACGGGCGGTCGTTTGAGGAGAGGCTTTCCAAGCATGGGCATCCTTCGCGGCTGGTGTGGACGGCGCCGCTCGGGGGTGCCTCAATCAGCGTGGATCCGATTGCGATTTTCCGGGGCGCTCTGAATGAGGCGATTGCGCAGGAGTTCGTGAACTTCGTGCTGAGCAAGGAGGGGCAGCTGCTGTGGAATGTGAAGGCGGGTCTGCCGGGCGGGCCGCGCGAGACGTCACCGCGGCGCTTGCCGCTGCGGCGCGATGTTTACTCGACGGAGAATCTTTCGCGCTTCGCCGATCCGGATGCGCTGCCGTATGAGCGGAGTGGAGGATTTGAGTACAAGCGGGAATTGACTGGCCCCGCCTTCAAGGCGCTGGCGCAGATCTTCCGGGCAATGGCGATCGATCCGCATCATGAATTGACGGGGGCGTGGCTGGCGATGCGGGACAACATGGGGGGCCAGTCGTTGCAGGAGACGGAGGCGGGCAGGGTGTTCTATGATGTCTCCCATATTAGCTATGAGCGCCTGATGAAGGAGATCGTGCCACTGATGAACAAGAAGGACCCGCTGGCGACGATGCGTGCGATGTCGACGATTTCCGCGCAATTCCGTGCGAACTACGAGAAGGCGGCGAAGCTGGCGGAGAAGGGAGGTGCGCCATGA
- a CDS encoding ABC transporter ATP-binding protein has translation MDAIRADSIVKQFGSVRALDGVSVEVAAGELFFLLGASGCGKTTLLRCIAGLETPTSGSIFFGEREVTKLPPHKREAAMVFQSYALWPHLSVEKNVAFGLEERKIDKAEIKQRVGEALELVHLGGMGERGIDQLSGGQQQRVALARALVVRPKCLLLDEPLSNLDAKLRIEMRREIRRIVKEGGLTGVYVTHDQEEALSMADRMAVLNKGRIEQLGTAEDVYRNPHTAFVSGFIGETNLLKGRVVDVRGEFAMVETAAGPMVGRVTKPDWQPTGGQEVILSVRPEAWRVEAEGGENGVVGKIIERSYLGQRIQYVVETPNGPQQVVELNPLVVRDPGETPVKLTARHGDVTVLQA, from the coding sequence ATGGATGCCATTCGAGCCGATTCGATCGTCAAACAGTTCGGCAGTGTCAGGGCCCTCGATGGGGTGTCCGTGGAGGTCGCGGCGGGGGAGCTATTTTTCCTGCTGGGGGCGTCCGGTTGCGGGAAGACGACGCTGCTGCGGTGCATCGCGGGGCTGGAGACGCCGACTTCGGGGTCGATTTTCTTTGGCGAGCGGGAGGTGACGAAGCTGCCGCCGCACAAGCGGGAGGCGGCGATGGTGTTCCAGAGCTACGCGCTGTGGCCGCACCTGAGCGTGGAGAAGAACGTGGCCTTCGGGCTGGAGGAGCGGAAGATCGACAAGGCGGAGATCAAGCAGCGGGTGGGCGAGGCGCTGGAGCTGGTGCACCTGGGCGGGATGGGGGAGCGGGGGATTGACCAACTTTCGGGCGGACAGCAGCAGCGGGTGGCGCTGGCGCGGGCGCTGGTGGTGCGGCCGAAGTGCCTGCTGCTGGATGAGCCGCTGTCCAACCTGGACGCGAAGCTGCGGATCGAGATGCGGCGGGAGATCCGGCGGATCGTGAAGGAGGGTGGGCTGACGGGGGTGTATGTGACGCACGATCAGGAGGAGGCGCTCTCGATGGCGGACCGGATGGCGGTGCTGAACAAGGGGCGGATCGAGCAGCTGGGGACGGCGGAGGATGTGTACCGGAATCCGCACACGGCATTCGTGTCCGGGTTCATCGGGGAGACGAATTTACTGAAGGGCCGGGTGGTCGACGTGCGCGGGGAATTCGCGATGGTCGAGACGGCGGCGGGTCCGATGGTGGGACGAGTGACGAAGCCGGATTGGCAGCCGACGGGTGGCCAGGAGGTGATACTTTCCGTGAGGCCGGAGGCGTGGCGGGTGGAGGCCGAGGGCGGTGAGAACGGGGTGGTGGGCAAGATCATCGAGCGGTCGTATCTGGGTCAGCGGATCCAGTATGTGGTGGAGACGCCGAACGGGCCGCAGCAGGTGGTGGAGCTCAATCCGCTGGTGGTGCGCGATCCGGGTGAGACGCCGGTGAAGCTGACCGCGCGTCATGGGGATGTGACGGTGTTGCAAGCCTAA